A region of Actinobacillus porcitonsillarum DNA encodes the following proteins:
- a CDS encoding ATP-binding protein, giving the protein MKKLSVSAAADHLKRISQTSFEKAVAELIWNALDADATKIDVFCSTNELGIENIKVVDNGVGIPVNIAEKSFSQVGNSWKKNCLQTQNGRIIHGQKGEGRFKAFALGNKVEWKTIFKANDTKKYSYSISSSVSSLDHTDFYPVKEEHNANTGTTVEIYNLDSRIQGAKIENLIKGLTVIFSSYLYSYSGISIYVNGIKLDPFEEVLNQTEIQLELEDTDKHTLKIIEWKNISEKSVLLCKSNGAILDTYNLKKQIRSLGYSFSAYLCSPILDNLNDENRLDLIELDQNGIRLLNLSINKINDFFKEKRNAELSEKVNKWKEDGIYPYIKEAKTATEIAEKELFDIIAVNVEEKLPKFKTYDNLSKKFTFTLLSKALQDNPSAIKKILTEVLSLSPKDQDALANLLEKTTLPSIIRSAKIVSDRLNFITGLEELLFEHKKSFLERDQLHKILEKESWIFGEEYHLSVSEKRLSDVLENNLGILGERQDINSDGSVDKDRIDLMLSRAIEVRPAEFDYLVVELKRPSKKIDSEVISQIERYATKVANDSRFDKSKTKWKFLAISNEFDDVAELKANSNSLPKGQILSSGNIQIWIFKWSEIIGTAKARLNFYREQLNYEADETSMRKYLQDTYSKYLPDTFKNESK; this is encoded by the coding sequence ATGAAAAAATTATCAGTTAGTGCGGCAGCGGATCACTTAAAAAGAATATCTCAAACATCATTTGAAAAAGCTGTTGCAGAATTAATTTGGAATGCCCTAGATGCAGATGCTACAAAGATAGATGTGTTTTGTAGTACAAATGAATTAGGAATTGAGAATATTAAGGTTGTGGATAATGGAGTTGGAATACCTGTAAATATTGCAGAAAAATCATTCTCTCAAGTAGGCAATTCTTGGAAGAAAAATTGTTTACAAACTCAAAATGGAAGAATAATTCATGGTCAAAAAGGGGAAGGTAGATTTAAAGCATTTGCATTAGGTAACAAAGTTGAATGGAAGACTATTTTCAAAGCTAATGACACTAAAAAGTACTCCTATTCTATATCATCATCTGTTAGTAGTTTAGATCATACAGATTTTTATCCTGTAAAAGAAGAACATAATGCTAATACGGGAACTACTGTTGAAATCTATAATTTAGATTCAAGAATACAAGGAGCAAAAATAGAAAATTTAATTAAAGGATTAACTGTTATATTTTCTAGTTATTTGTATTCCTACTCAGGCATTTCCATTTATGTGAATGGTATAAAACTAGACCCATTTGAAGAAGTATTAAATCAAACTGAGATACAATTAGAATTAGAAGACACTGATAAGCACACATTAAAAATTATAGAATGGAAAAATATATCAGAGAAATCAGTTTTATTGTGTAAGTCTAATGGGGCTATATTAGATACTTATAACCTGAAAAAACAAATAAGATCTCTAGGCTATAGTTTTTCTGCGTATTTATGTAGTCCTATACTAGATAACTTGAATGATGAAAATAGATTAGATCTAATAGAGTTAGATCAAAATGGTATTAGATTATTAAACTTATCTATAAATAAGATTAATGATTTTTTTAAAGAGAAAAGAAATGCTGAGTTATCTGAAAAAGTAAATAAGTGGAAAGAAGATGGAATATATCCATATATCAAAGAAGCAAAAACTGCTACAGAAATAGCTGAAAAAGAATTATTTGACATAATTGCTGTGAATGTAGAAGAGAAATTACCGAAATTTAAAACTTATGATAATCTCTCAAAGAAATTTACATTTACTCTATTATCTAAAGCACTACAAGATAATCCATCAGCTATCAAAAAAATTCTTACTGAAGTATTATCTTTATCACCAAAAGATCAAGATGCTCTAGCTAATTTATTGGAAAAAACAACATTACCTTCTATCATACGTTCTGCAAAAATTGTATCGGATAGATTGAATTTTATTACAGGATTAGAAGAATTATTGTTTGAACATAAAAAATCATTTTTAGAGCGAGATCAATTACATAAAATCCTAGAGAAAGAATCTTGGATATTTGGAGAAGAGTATCATTTATCTGTATCAGAAAAAAGATTATCGGATGTTTTAGAGAATAATTTAGGTATATTAGGAGAGCGTCAAGATATAAATAGTGACGGTTCGGTAGATAAAGACAGAATAGATTTAATGTTAAGTAGAGCTATTGAAGTAAGACCAGCAGAATTTGATTATTTAGTCGTTGAGCTGAAAAGACCTAGTAAAAAAATTGATAGTGAAGTAATTTCTCAAATTGAAAGATATGCAACAAAAGTGGCTAATGATTCGAGATTTGACAAATCTAAAACCAAATGGAAATTTTTAGCTATCTCTAATGAATTTGATGATGTAGCAGAACTAAAAGCAAATTCAAATAGTTTACCTAAAGGACAGATACTTTCTAGTGGGAATATACAAATTTGGATTTTCAAATGGTCTGAAATAATTGGAACTGCAAAAGCAAGACTGAATTTCTATAGAGAGCAGTTAAATTATGAAGCCGATGAGACTTCAATGCGTAAATATTTACAAGATACTTATTCAAAATATTTACCAGATACATTTAAAAATGAATCAAAATAG
- a CDS encoding restriction endonuclease subunit S: MQALGDVANIQTGFLFRAKVPEDANGNVVVVQMKDCSFFDGITWDNCVRTKLDKVKESDWLKKGDILLATRGNNYQPIFVEFSRQNLPAVASPHFFVIRPKNAEILPEYLQWWLNLKQSQKYLIQNLEGSITKSLRLPALAELSIKIPSLAKQNVIVQMVKTLAQERKTLQKLIENNEKLMNALAQELISP; this comes from the coding sequence ATGCAAGCATTAGGGGATGTTGCAAATATCCAAACAGGTTTTTTATTTCGAGCAAAAGTGCCTGAAGATGCGAACGGCAATGTGGTTGTAGTGCAAATGAAAGATTGTTCATTTTTTGATGGCATAACTTGGGATAACTGTGTTCGTACAAAGCTGGATAAAGTGAAAGAAAGTGATTGGCTTAAAAAGGGAGATATTTTGCTTGCCACAAGAGGCAACAATTATCAGCCGATTTTTGTTGAGTTTTCCCGGCAAAATTTACCAGCGGTTGCGTCACCCCATTTTTTTGTTATTCGTCCTAAAAATGCGGAAATCTTACCTGAATATCTGCAATGGTGGCTGAATTTGAAACAAAGCCAAAAGTATCTTATTCAAAATCTTGAAGGCTCGATTACCAAAAGTTTACGTCTTCCTGCCTTGGCAGAATTGTCGATAAAAATACCCTCTTTAGCAAAACAAAACGTTATCGTACAAATGGTAAAAACACTCGCTCAGGAGCGAAAAACCTTGCAAAAACTCATTGAAAATAATGAGAAGTTGATGAATGCCTTAGCCCAAGAGTTAATTTCACCGTAG
- a CDS encoding MarR family winged helix-turn-helix transcriptional regulator, producing the protein MHLMDKLGQSIVHINRLYEQWAKQQGISNSNLLWVYHSLIHHQNRTQQEICDEFDIAKQTLSPLCKELVAQGILEISPICTDKREKRWQLTGKGRLAATPIIERLRQFEQQAFDTLGEQESEKLLALTQQFGEILERQLQGKS; encoded by the coding sequence ATGCATCTAATGGATAAACTGGGGCAGTCGATTGTGCATATCAATCGCCTCTACGAGCAATGGGCAAAGCAACAAGGCATTAGCAACAGCAATTTGCTGTGGGTTTATCACAGCTTAATTCATCATCAAAACCGCACCCAGCAAGAGATTTGCGATGAATTTGATATTGCCAAACAAACCCTATCGCCACTGTGTAAAGAGCTAGTGGCGCAAGGTATTCTAGAAATTTCTCCTATCTGCACCGATAAGCGTGAAAAACGCTGGCAACTCACAGGAAAAGGCCGCTTAGCCGCCACGCCTATTATCGAACGCCTGCGCCAATTTGAACAACAAGCCTTCGACACCCTCGGCGAACAAGAAAGCGAAAAACTGCTTGCTTTAACACAGCAGTTTGGGGAGATATTGGAAAGGCAGTTGCAGGGGAAAAGTTAG
- a CDS encoding MFS transporter codes for MTSKTESYFSENPEFPSKLIVATLFIGAFFGYLNDTLLNVALPTLMTEFQVEKTTVQWLVTGFLLVMGAFTPISASLIEWFETRKLVLATQFTFIVGSAICTFATQFEMLLVGRMVQAISAALFVPLLFNAILAIYPPHQRGMAMGIVTMMFTVAPAMGPTISGVIIDYFNWRYLFGLTVPFMLLAMLITSKFLTVRLNEITRPKIDLLSAFLSITGLSGLVYASSNFAALSLSAFFALMAMSLALIVWFSKRQFALATPLLNLRAFHHAQFRYAVIILVCAYFLFMGLEVMMPMYTQQVLMLSATAMGLILMPASISQAIAAPIFGGLLDKKGGRWVLLPATMLLVGALILMWFWLDLTTSTLLLSALFALMALSVSACITGETHGLNALTKELNPHGTAILTTVSPIAAALGTSFFVGMINVGEHLSNELSSQQATLNGVHLSMASALIIAVIALWFAFKIKPHLSKGELNASNG; via the coding sequence ATGACATCAAAAACGGAAAGCTATTTTTCGGAAAATCCTGAATTTCCGAGTAAATTGATTGTAGCGACCTTATTTATCGGGGCTTTTTTTGGGTATTTGAACGACACTTTATTAAACGTGGCGTTGCCGACTTTGATGACCGAATTTCAGGTAGAGAAAACTACGGTGCAATGGTTGGTAACAGGCTTTTTATTGGTAATGGGGGCGTTTACGCCGATCAGTGCCAGTTTGATTGAGTGGTTTGAAACACGCAAATTGGTGCTGGCAACGCAGTTTACCTTTATTGTCGGGTCGGCGATTTGTACCTTTGCAACGCAATTTGAAATGCTACTTGTGGGGCGTATGGTGCAGGCGATTTCGGCGGCGTTGTTTGTGCCGTTGTTGTTCAATGCGATTTTGGCAATTTATCCGCCACATCAGCGTGGTATGGCGATGGGAATTGTCACGATGATGTTTACCGTTGCGCCGGCGATGGGTCCAACGATTTCGGGTGTGATTATCGACTATTTCAACTGGCGATATTTATTCGGGCTGACCGTGCCGTTTATGCTGTTGGCGATGTTGATTACCAGCAAATTTTTGACTGTGCGTTTAAATGAAATCACTCGCCCCAAAATCGATCTGCTCTCGGCATTTTTATCTATCACTGGTTTGAGCGGTTTGGTTTACGCCAGCAGCAACTTTGCAGCGTTGTCGTTAAGTGCGTTCTTCGCTTTGATGGCAATGTCGTTAGCGTTGATTGTTTGGTTTAGCAAACGCCAATTTGCACTCGCCACGCCACTGCTCAATTTGCGTGCCTTTCATCACGCTCAATTTCGCTATGCGGTCATCATTTTAGTTTGTGCTTATTTCCTATTTATGGGCTTAGAGGTGATGATGCCGATGTACACGCAACAGGTGTTAATGCTCTCGGCAACCGCAATGGGGCTGATTTTAATGCCCGCCAGCATTTCGCAAGCCATCGCCGCCCCGATATTTGGCGGTCTGTTAGATAAAAAAGGCGGAAGATGGGTGCTACTGCCTGCCACAATGTTGCTTGTCGGCGCATTGATTTTGATGTGGTTTTGGCTAGACCTTACCACTTCAACGCTGTTACTCAGCGCATTATTTGCTCTAATGGCATTGTCCGTTTCCGCTTGTATCACGGGCGAAACCCACGGTTTAAACGCCTTAACAAAAGAACTCAACCCACACGGCACGGCAATTTTAACCACCGTTAGCCCAATCGCCGCCGCACTCGGCACCAGCTTTTTTGTGGGAATGATCAATGTTGGCGAACATTTATCCAACGAACTTTCAAGCCAACAAGCCACCTTAAACGGCGTGCATTTATCAATGGCGAGTGCCTTAATTATTGCCGTGATCGCACTCTGGTTTGCCTTCAAAATCAAACCGCACTTATCAAAAGGAGAATTAAATGCATCTAATGGATAA
- a CDS encoding DUF3800 domain-containing protein, with translation MSKQFSDFIVYVDESGDHSLTSIDKNYPVFVLAFCIFYKQHYREVIVPKVQQLKFDYFGHDLVVLHENEILKEKGDFNIFRSQQEKLDFLARLSDIMQKSNFVLASCVIEKHKLQSKDRELHPYHFALKHCLETLFEFVQEKNQTERITIVAVESRGKKEDAELELEFLRICNGENRFKQSLPFKVKIVSKMINSTGLQLADLVARPIGRYILDPTQPNQAIEILKNKFYCEGGRSCVGQGFDQKGLKHFP, from the coding sequence ATGAGCAAACAATTTAGTGATTTTATTGTTTACGTTGATGAAAGTGGAGATCATAGCCTGACATCAATAGATAAAAATTATCCTGTCTTTGTACTGGCTTTTTGTATATTTTACAAACAACACTACCGAGAAGTTATCGTCCCTAAAGTACAGCAATTGAAGTTTGATTATTTTGGGCACGATCTTGTCGTACTGCACGAAAATGAAATCCTAAAAGAAAAAGGTGATTTTAACATTTTTCGTTCTCAACAAGAGAAACTCGACTTTCTAGCACGGTTATCCGACATAATGCAAAAAAGCAATTTTGTCTTAGCCAGCTGTGTGATTGAAAAACATAAATTACAATCGAAAGACCGAGAATTACATCCATATCATTTTGCATTAAAGCATTGTTTAGAAACTCTCTTTGAGTTTGTTCAGGAGAAAAATCAGACAGAGAGAATAACGATTGTTGCAGTGGAAAGCCGTGGAAAAAAAGAAGATGCGGAGCTTGAGCTTGAATTTTTGCGAATTTGTAATGGCGAAAATCGATTTAAACAATCGCTCCCTTTCAAGGTAAAAATTGTATCTAAAATGATAAATTCAACAGGGTTGCAGCTAGCTGATTTGGTTGCTAGACCGATTGGTCGCTATATACTAGATCCAACACAACCAAATCAAGCAATTGAAATACTTAAAAATAAGTTTTATTGTGAAGGTGGTAGGAGTTGTGTTGGTCAAGGCTTTGATCAAAAAGGGTTAAAACATTTTCCATAG
- a CDS encoding type I restriction-modification system subunit M, whose protein sequence is MSINQDDINKALWSACDTFRGTISPDTYKDFILTMLFLKYISDVWQDHYQQYQAEYGDVPELIEEMMKQERFVLPPHANFYRLYEQRFEAGNGERIDQALHAIEEANGTKLKDAGKSVFQDISFNTDKLGEEKQKNTILRELLEDFAKPELDLKPSKVGTLDIIGNAYEYLIKNFAASGGQKAGEFYTPPEVSDLIAELLDPQMGDSICDPACGSGSLLMKCGQKVVKNHQSKNYALYGQEAIGSTWSLAKMNMFLHSEDNHRIEWGDTIRNPKLLDSNGELITFDIVTANPPFSLDKWGYDEVSQDRFQRFERGLPPKTKGDYAFISHMIKTLKEKTGRMGVVVPHGVLFRGAAESKIRQKLIDENLLDAVIGLPEKLFYGTGIPAAILIFRKNKTDDSVLFIDASNEFKLGKNQNTLTAENIEKIVRTYRTRQAVEKYAFVATLADIQQNDYNLNIPRYVDTFEEEQLIDLQQVRTERMQLKQQLAELETKMEGYLRELGY, encoded by the coding sequence ATGTCCATTAACCAAGACGATATTAATAAAGCCCTGTGGTCTGCTTGCGATACCTTTCGTGGCACGATAAGCCCGGATACCTATAAAGATTTCATTTTAACGATGCTGTTTTTGAAATACATTTCAGACGTATGGCAAGACCATTATCAACAATATCAAGCGGAATACGGCGATGTGCCGGAATTGATTGAAGAAATGATGAAACAAGAGCGATTTGTATTGCCACCGCACGCTAATTTTTACCGCTTGTATGAGCAGCGGTTTGAAGCAGGTAATGGTGAACGTATCGATCAGGCGTTGCACGCCATTGAAGAAGCCAACGGCACAAAACTCAAAGATGCAGGCAAGAGCGTTTTCCAAGATATTTCCTTTAACACTGATAAACTAGGCGAAGAAAAGCAGAAAAACACCATTTTGCGTGAGCTGTTGGAAGATTTCGCTAAACCTGAATTAGATTTAAAACCAAGCAAAGTCGGTACGCTGGATATTATTGGCAATGCTTACGAATATTTAATTAAAAACTTTGCTGCAAGCGGTGGGCAAAAGGCGGGTGAATTTTATACGCCGCCTGAAGTATCGGATTTAATTGCCGAACTGCTCGATCCACAAATGGGCGACAGCATTTGCGATCCTGCTTGTGGTTCCGGCTCGCTGTTGATGAAGTGCGGTCAGAAAGTGGTGAAAAATCATCAAAGTAAAAATTATGCCTTATACGGACAAGAAGCGATTGGCTCAACGTGGTCGTTGGCAAAAATGAATATGTTTTTGCACAGTGAAGATAACCATCGCATTGAATGGGGCGATACTATTCGCAATCCAAAATTATTGGATAGCAATGGCGAATTGATTACCTTTGATATCGTTACCGCTAATCCACCGTTTTCATTAGATAAATGGGGTTATGACGAGGTCAGCCAAGATCGTTTTCAACGTTTTGAGCGTGGTTTACCGCCAAAAACAAAAGGGGATTACGCGTTTATCTCACATATGATTAAAACGCTCAAAGAGAAAACGGGCAGAATGGGCGTGGTTGTGCCGCACGGCGTGCTGTTCCGTGGGGCTGCCGAGAGTAAAATTCGTCAAAAATTGATTGATGAAAACCTACTAGATGCCGTGATCGGCTTGCCTGAAAAATTGTTCTATGGCACGGGTATTCCTGCGGCAATTCTGATTTTCCGTAAAAACAAAACGGACGACAGCGTGCTATTTATTGACGCCAGCAACGAGTTTAAGCTAGGTAAAAATCAAAATACACTTACTGCCGAAAATATCGAAAAAATCGTCCGCACTTACCGCACACGACAAGCGGTGGAAAAATATGCCTTTGTTGCAACTCTCGCCGATATTCAACAAAACGATTACAACCTGAATATCCCACGCTATGTGGATACCTTTGAAGAGGAACAGCTGATCGACTTGCAGCAAGTCCGTACCGAAAGAATGCAGTTAAAACAGCAGTTGGCGGAGTTGGAAACCAAAATGGAAGGTTATTTGAGGGAGTTGGGGTATTGA
- a CDS encoding restriction endonuclease subunit S, translating to MKKLKDGWEIKTLGEIATISSGGTPSRKNESYWNGSIPWVTTAEVKFNTIVDTAEKITDLGLSNSSAKLFPIGTILMAMYGQGKTRGQVAKLGIKATTNQACAAIILKENYHVEFYYQYLMSKYDDIREMSNSGGQENLSASIVKSIAIPVPPLEEQIQIAETLSTWDKAIQTTEKLLENSRRQKKALMQKLLGKGEQIFRLEDLGSTFTGLSGKSKVDFGKGKPYIPYMNIFTNSHIDIQHLELVEIGKDETQNKVRYGDIFFTTSSETPDEVGMSSVLLNEVDELYLNSFCFGFRLNNFENLLPEYAQYLFRCDEIRKAISLLGQGATRYNLSKTQLMKLTIKLPSLEEQREIAEILSTADQEIETLQRKLECLKLEKGALMQRFL from the coding sequence ATGAAGAAGTTGAAAGATGGGTGGGAAATAAAAACATTAGGTGAAATTGCAACAATTTCATCAGGCGGAACACCGAGCAGAAAAAATGAAAGTTATTGGAATGGGAGTATTCCTTGGGTAACTACAGCAGAAGTTAAATTTAATACGATTGTAGATACCGCTGAAAAAATTACTGATTTAGGGCTTTCTAATTCATCTGCTAAACTATTCCCGATAGGCACTATTTTAATGGCAATGTATGGTCAAGGTAAAACAAGAGGTCAAGTTGCAAAATTGGGAATAAAAGCAACCACTAATCAGGCTTGTGCTGCAATAATATTGAAAGAGAATTATCACGTTGAATTTTATTATCAATATTTGATGAGTAAATATGATGATATTCGAGAGATGTCAAATAGTGGAGGACAAGAAAATTTAAGTGCGAGTATTGTAAAATCTATCGCAATACCTGTTCCCCCACTAGAAGAACAAATCCAAATCGCCGAAACCCTTTCAACATGGGATAAGGCTATTCAAACTACGGAAAAACTGCTTGAAAATAGCAGACGGCAGAAAAAGGCGTTAATGCAGAAGTTGTTGGGAAAAGGAGAGCAAATTTTTCGATTAGAAGATTTGGGTAGTACATTCACTGGGTTGTCGGGAAAATCAAAAGTTGATTTTGGTAAAGGAAAACCATATATCCCCTATATGAATATTTTTACAAATTCACATATTGATATTCAACATTTAGAGCTAGTTGAGATTGGAAAAGATGAAACACAGAATAAAGTCAGGTATGGAGATATTTTCTTTACTACTTCATCTGAAACGCCTGATGAGGTTGGTATGAGTTCTGTGTTATTAAATGAAGTTGATGAACTATACTTAAATTCGTTTTGCTTTGGGTTTAGATTAAATAATTTTGAAAATTTATTACCTGAATATGCTCAATACTTATTTAGATGTGATGAGATAAGAAAGGCTATATCCTTATTGGGTCAAGGAGCAACTAGATATAATTTATCAAAAACACAGTTAATGAAATTAACTATTAAATTACCAAGCCTTGAAGAACAAAGAGAAATCGCCGAAATTCTTTCAACAGCAGATCAAGAGATCGAAACATTACAGCGTAAATTGGAGTGTTTGAAGTTGGAGAAAGGGGCGTTGATGCAGAGATTTTTGTAA